Below is a window of uncultured Cohaesibacter sp. DNA.
TAAACCATCTCTATGGCGGCATGGATGAACCGGAACTGAAAATCATTGACGTGTTCATCTGCAAATTGCGCAAGAAGCTCGCAACTGCAACCGGCGGCCAGAACTATATCGAAACCGTTTGGGGCCGCGGTTACGTGCTGCGCGAACCTGACGAAGAGGGTATGCGAGAGAGCGCCTGAAACGATCATGACAACTGACCGGGTTTGGCCACCAAATGCCAAACCATGGATCAATGTTGAATAGCTATCCTCTTTGAAACAAGCCGCCTCTCGGGGCGGCTTTTTTCATGCCTTTATCTCCCATGCCCCAATATCCACATGTCGCCTTGGCACAATGGCAGGTCTGAGGGCTTTAAAAATCTTGCCGCCGCTATGGCCGAGAGATCCAATAGGCATATTATCGCACCAACCGCCCCCTCTCTTTTTGCCAAGGGTGACCACCGCGTCAGCCAGCGCCCGGCTATTGGCGCAACTGGAATCCGGCCCAGCAATCCGCGCATAAAAAAGCCGCCCTGACAAACAGAGCGGCTTTCATCATCATTTGCCCGAAATCTTAGGACCAAACACTCGAGGCCCCGAGGCGAAAGGCTATTTACGCCCGCCGGGAATGCTCGACAAGCGAGAAGCAGAGAATGTCGTCGGCTTGCTGGCAACCGGGCTGGCGCCCATTGCACGAGAGCCGAAACTGCCCTCCCCGCCCACGGCGAGTTTTGGCGCCATGGAGCCGGTCGCCTTGCCGGCAACTCCTTTGGAATTGCAATAGAGACCACGCTTGCCCTGAACCGCCTGGAAGGCGTCGGTCAGGCCGACCACGGTCTCGGCAGCGCCGAGCAGCAGATAGCCGTCATCAGGCATCTGTTTTGCCAGTCGCTGCATGATATCCGTCTTGGTGGCCTGATCGAAATAGATCAGAACGTTGCGACAGAAGATCACGTCAAATTGCCCCATGGATGCGAAACTGTCCAACAAGTTGAACGGCTTATAGGAAACCATGGACCGGATTTCCGGCGCGATCTGCCACATTTCCCCATGCTGGGAGAAATATTTCAGCAACAGCTGCACAGGCAATCCGCGCTGTACCTCGAACTGGCTGTAAAAACCGGCCTTGGCTTTTTCCAGTACTTCGTGAGAAATATCGGTCGCAATAATCTCGAAGCTCAAGCCACCCAGTTTGGCTGCATTTTCCTTCAGGCACATGGCCAGAGAATAAGGCTCCTGCCCAGTGGAGGCCGCAGCGCACCAGATGCGTACCCGACCACGTTTTCTGGTTTCCACCAGATGCGGCAGGATGGTCTCTGTAAAATGCTCAAAAGGCGTCTTGTCGCGGAAGAAGAATGACTCATTGGTGGTCATCGCTTCGACGACAGCAGTCTGAAGGTTACGGTCACCAAACCCCTTCAGCTTCCCGATAAGCTCGCTGATCGACTGCAAACCGGCCTTGCGTGCGATAGGCATCAGGCGGCTTTCAATGAGATACTGCTTATCATTGGAGAGCACTAGGCCCGATTTTTCTTTCAGAAATCCCTGCAAGAAAGCATATTCCTGTGGCGTCATGTCCGCTCCCCTCTAAAAACACGCATTACTTTGGAGCCAATTTGATTGAGCGGGATGACTGCGGCACAAACGCCAGCCTGAGCTGCCGCACCGGGCATACCCCAAACTACACTGCTTGCTTCATCCTGAGCAATTATGCTCCCACCAGCATCAACGATATGGCGGGCACCTGCCGCGCCGTCATGTCCCATGCCGGTCAGAATTACACCGAGAGCTGCTGCGCCATAGACCTGGGCAGCACTTTCGAAAAATGGATCGACCGCCGGTTTGCAAAAATTCACGGGTGGTCCATCAGTCAATTTCACCACGGCCTGTCCGGCCTGCTTGATAAGTTCCATATGCTTGCCGCCCGGAGCCACATAGATATGGCCATTCTGGACGACTTCGCCATCCTGAGCCTCTGCGGCAGGCATGCCTGAAGCGCGCGCCAGATGGTCAGCCAGAATGGCTGTAAAGGTGGCAGGCATATGCTGAGTGATCAGAATGGGCGCAGAGCGCATCTGCGGTCCGATTTCCTGCAACAATTTTTCCAGAGCCTGCGGCCCGCCGGTTGAACTGCCGATGAGCAAGGCCCGCGGACGAGCCGACCCCATCTTGCGCAGCATGATCCCGTTCGGCCCGGCGATCGAGCCCGCTGGCGGCGTTGCAGGGGCTGCGGGTGTCCGTTTATCGGCGCCTGTAGCAAGGGTCTGGCGGCTCTGATTGATCCGGCTGGTCGTTGTCGCGCCGGGGCGTGGAGCAAAGGCACTTGGACCACGAGACGCACGAAACTGGGAAGGTCCCTCTTCGTCTGCACCACCCAATGCCTTGATCTTGACCAGCAGCTCATCACGAAAGTCACGCGACGTCGTGATCTGGCTGTTGGACTCAGGCTTGGGCACATAGTCTGTCGCACCCAGCGACAGGGCCCTGAGGCTTATTTCTGCGTTGCGCCGCGTCAGGGTTGACGCCATCAAGATTCTTGCCTTGGGGTAATTCCGCAGCAGCAATGGCAGTGCGGTCAGGCCATCCATGTCGGGCATTTCGATATCCAGAACCACGATATCGGGTTTGGATTTCGCAATATCTTCCACCGCCAGACGACCATTACGGTGCGATCCGACCAGCTCCAGCGCCGGATCCTCATTAATCCAACGCCCTATCAAACCTCGAATAACGACGGAGTCGTCGACTACCATTACCTTCACTTGACGCGAAGATGCTTTTGCAACAGTAGCCTCAGCGGACATCAGACCCATGTTTTGAACTCACACAAGAGAGATAGAAACTGCTTATATCAGACCGACTTCCTGAAGCTTTGCTTCCACGATATCGCGATCGAAAGGCTTCATGATATATTCGTTTGCGCCTGCACGAATTGCCTTTGCAATATGTGCAACGTCATTTTCGGTTGTGCAGAAAATGACCTTCGGATTAGCCCCACCTTCCAGTTTGCGAAGCTCCATGAGGAAATCCAGTCCGTCCATGACCGGCATATTCCAATCGAGCAATACCGCATCAGGCATCTGAGCCGCGCAGCTATCCAAGGCTTCCTTGCCGTCCTCTGCCTCGAAGATCTCGAAATCGAGATCCTCAAGAATGCGACGAGCGACCTTTCTGATTACACTGGAGTCATCAACAACCAGACACGTTTTCATATTCTTCGTCTCCAAAGGTAACGCTGTGCGTCTTAACTAGGCTGCCACGCCTGTTGTCACCATGTCGCCCAGCACT
It encodes the following:
- a CDS encoding protein-glutamate O-methyltransferase CheR — its product is MTPQEYAFLQGFLKEKSGLVLSNDKQYLIESRLMPIARKAGLQSISELIGKLKGFGDRNLQTAVVEAMTTNESFFFRDKTPFEHFTETILPHLVETRKRGRVRIWCAAASTGQEPYSLAMCLKENAAKLGGLSFEIIATDISHEVLEKAKAGFYSQFEVQRGLPVQLLLKYFSQHGEMWQIAPEIRSMVSYKPFNLLDSFASMGQFDVIFCRNVLIYFDQATKTDIMQRLAKQMPDDGYLLLGAAETVVGLTDAFQAVQGKRGLYCNSKGVAGKATGSMAPKLAVGGEGSFGSRAMGASPVASKPTTFSASRLSSIPGGRK
- a CDS encoding chemotaxis response regulator protein-glutamate methylesterase, translated to MVVDDSVVIRGLIGRWINEDPALELVGSHRNGRLAVEDIAKSKPDIVVLDIEMPDMDGLTALPLLLRNYPKARILMASTLTRRNAEISLRALSLGATDYVPKPESNSQITTSRDFRDELLVKIKALGGADEEGPSQFRASRGPSAFAPRPGATTTSRINQSRQTLATGADKRTPAAPATPPAGSIAGPNGIMLRKMGSARPRALLIGSSTGGPQALEKLLQEIGPQMRSAPILITQHMPATFTAILADHLARASGMPAAEAQDGEVVQNGHIYVAPGGKHMELIKQAGQAVVKLTDGPPVNFCKPAVDPFFESAAQVYGAAALGVILTGMGHDGAAGARHIVDAGGSIIAQDEASSVVWGMPGAAAQAGVCAAVIPLNQIGSKVMRVFRGERT
- a CDS encoding response regulator, whose translation is MKTCLVVDDSSVIRKVARRILEDLDFEIFEAEDGKEALDSCAAQMPDAVLLDWNMPVMDGLDFLMELRKLEGGANPKVIFCTTENDVAHIAKAIRAGANEYIMKPFDRDIVEAKLQEVGLI